The proteins below are encoded in one region of Clostridium pasteurianum DSM 525 = ATCC 6013:
- the rfbC gene encoding dTDP-4-dehydrorhamnose 3,5-epimerase, with protein sequence MGKFSFQKTEIEGVYIIEPQVFGDNRGYFMETYNEDEFKSAGLDMTFVQDNQSKSKKGVLRGLHFQTEHSQGKLVRVISGEVFDVAVDLRKDSKTYGKWVGVKLSDENKKQFYIPEGFAHGFLVLSGEAEFVYKCTDLYHPEFEGGIAWNDPEVGIEWPTEGIEELIFSDKDKKWKTLSERKIQF encoded by the coding sequence ATGGGAAAATTTAGCTTTCAGAAGACGGAAATTGAAGGAGTCTATATAATAGAGCCTCAGGTTTTTGGGGATAACAGAGGATATTTTATGGAAACTTACAATGAAGATGAGTTTAAATCAGCAGGTCTTGATATGACTTTTGTGCAAGATAATCAGTCTAAATCAAAAAAAGGTGTTTTAAGAGGATTACATTTTCAGACAGAACATTCTCAGGGAAAACTAGTTAGAGTAATAAGTGGTGAAGTTTTTGATGTAGCAGTAGATTTAAGAAAAGATTCTAAGACTTACGGTAAATGGGTTGGAGTAAAATTAAGTGATGAAAATAAAAAACAATTTTATATTCCAGAAGGCTTTGCTCATGGATTTCTAGTGCTTTCAGGGGAAGCGGAGTTTGTATATAAATGTACAGATTTATATCATCCAGAATTTGAGGGTGGAATTGCATGGAATGATCCAGAAGTGGGAATAGAGTGGCCAACTGAGGGAATTGAAGAATTGATATTCTCAGATAAAGATAAAAAGTGGAAGACTTTAAGTGAAAGAAAAATACAATTTTAG
- a CDS encoding sugar transferase — protein MKKNTSLTNLYELLFTIVDIILVILAIYLSYMIKFNFNPPKFNYDPFIITAPFTIIIYLIFMYVYGLSDLIKQSIGEIIYSVFLTIIMLCISTMAVTFFLRAFSYPRMVILYSSIIQIILLSLWKVFVWKIKRTMYGKKDVIIVGDVNAEHVAKKILFKQSNLYNIKYICHPDVNNLFDLINKVEIVILCDDIKGALKDNILDKCLVEQKSILIVPAMSDLALVGSKLNKIDDLPLLRAKSLSLTAEEKVIKRILDIILTVIGIVIASPFMIIVAISIKLSDGGNVFYKQERVTEGGRNFNVIKFRSMKMNAEKLSGPVLATDKDPRITSIGRIIRATRMDELPQLFNILVGDMSIVGPRPERPFYVDKFEKEIPDYKYRTVVKAGLTGLAQVLGKYNTTPEDKVRYDIMYIKNYSILLDIKLIFQTIKIIFLKESTEGVREEIPLSELIKNKKLDIEIYK, from the coding sequence ATGAAAAAGAATACATCTTTGACTAATTTATATGAGTTATTGTTTACAATTGTAGATATTATACTTGTAATTTTAGCAATCTATCTCTCATATATGATTAAATTTAATTTTAATCCTCCAAAATTTAATTATGATCCATTTATCATAACTGCACCCTTTACTATAATAATATATTTAATATTTATGTATGTTTATGGTTTGTCAGATTTAATTAAACAGTCCATAGGTGAAATTATTTATTCTGTGTTTCTAACAATAATAATGCTATGTATATCAACTATGGCAGTAACATTTTTTTTAAGAGCTTTTTCCTATCCAAGAATGGTTATTTTATATAGTTCTATTATTCAAATTATTTTACTTAGTTTATGGAAAGTGTTTGTATGGAAAATAAAGAGAACTATGTATGGCAAAAAAGATGTTATTATAGTAGGTGATGTAAATGCAGAACATGTAGCAAAAAAAATATTATTTAAGCAAAGCAATCTATATAACATAAAATATATTTGTCATCCTGATGTTAACAATTTATTTGATTTAATTAATAAAGTGGAGATTGTAATATTGTGTGATGATATTAAAGGAGCTTTGAAGGATAATATACTGGATAAATGCTTAGTTGAACAAAAAAGTATACTTATAGTACCTGCTATGAGTGATTTAGCATTGGTGGGATCAAAACTAAATAAAATTGATGATCTGCCACTACTTAGAGCAAAATCATTAAGTTTAACCGCAGAGGAAAAAGTCATAAAGAGAATATTAGATATTATTTTAACAGTTATTGGGATAGTTATTGCCTCTCCATTTATGATTATTGTAGCTATAAGTATAAAGTTGTCAGATGGAGGAAATGTATTTTATAAACAGGAGAGAGTTACGGAAGGTGGAAGAAACTTCAATGTTATAAAGTTTCGTTCTATGAAAATGAATGCAGAAAAGCTGTCTGGACCTGTACTTGCCACAGATAAAGACCCTAGAATTACAAGTATAGGCAGAATAATAAGAGCTACAAGAATGGATGAATTACCTCAATTGTTTAATATATTAGTAGGGGATATGAGTATTGTTGGACCAAGACCCGAAAGACCATTTTATGTCGATAAATTTGAAAAAGAAATACCAGATTACAAGTATAGAACTGTAGTAAAAGCAGGATTAACAGGACTTGCACAGGTACTTGGTAAATATAATACTACTCCCGAGGATAAAGTAAGGTATGATATTATGTATATAAAAAATTATTCTATTCTGCTAGATATAAAATTAATATTTCAGACTATTAAAATTATATTTCTCAAAGAAAGTACTGAAGGTGTTAGAGAAGAAATACCTTTATCAGAATTAATTAAAAATAAAAAATTAGATATTGAAATATATAAATAA
- a CDS encoding ABC transporter permease: MFRAIKNLFESTREIFEYKELLSNLTIKELKLKYRNSILGFFWSFLNPILLMLVYTFAFTYIIPQNTPHYTVSLLAALLPWNFFSAAVQGSTSSIVSNSNLIKKVYFPREIIPLSIILSNFVNFIITLTILFVAMAVENIEIGWVALLYPVVLILLLWLAIGLSYLLSALNVLYRDISHFVEIFFMLWLYLTPVIYPLERVQSIAQMDPSKAQIIKICFLINPMTLVVESCRKLLLENKLPSAWYFIGLILINIILILVGNSIFRRIEKVFAEEI; the protein is encoded by the coding sequence ATGTTTAGAGCTATTAAAAATTTATTTGAAAGTACACGTGAAATATTTGAATATAAAGAGTTGTTGAGTAATTTGACAATTAAAGAGTTGAAATTGAAATATAGAAATTCTATATTGGGATTTTTTTGGTCTTTTCTTAATCCTATTTTACTTATGTTGGTTTACACTTTTGCATTTACGTACATAATACCTCAGAATACTCCACACTATACGGTAAGTCTTCTTGCGGCATTATTACCATGGAACTTTTTTTCAGCAGCAGTGCAGGGGAGTACTAGTTCTATAGTATCTAACTCGAATTTAATTAAAAAAGTATACTTTCCAAGGGAAATAATTCCTTTGTCAATTATATTGTCTAATTTTGTTAATTTTATTATCACATTAACTATATTATTCGTTGCCATGGCAGTAGAGAATATAGAAATTGGATGGGTAGCACTTTTATATCCTGTAGTGTTAATATTATTACTTTGGCTGGCAATAGGATTATCCTATCTTCTCTCTGCATTAAATGTACTCTATAGAGATATATCTCATTTTGTAGAGATATTTTTTATGCTATGGTTATATTTAACACCGGTAATATATCCATTAGAGAGAGTTCAAAGTATTGCACAAATGGATCCAAGTAAAGCACAAATTATTAAAATTTGCTTTTTAATAAATCCCATGACGCTGGTGGTAGAAAGCTGTAGAAAATTATTACTGGAAAATAAACTGCCTAGTGCTTGGTATTTTATTGGTTTGATACTTATTAATATAATATTAATTCTAGTGGGAAATTCTATTTTTAGAAGAATAGAAAAAGTGTTTGCTGAAGAAATATAA